In Deltaproteobacteria bacterium, the DNA window CTCTATGACGAGATCGTGTAGCGCTGGCGGGTCGTAGCGAGCCGGTGCCGTGGATTCCCGCTTTCGCGGGAATGACAAATTGCGTCCCCCCTTTCGGCCATGGGCCTCGGCCTGACAGTACTCAGTACTGTCAGACTGGTGAGGATTTGCCCGGTCGGCTGCACGTTACCCACTGATTTGTCGCACACCCAACTCAGGGACGGCGCAGAAGAATGGTTGACAAGTGGCATCGTCCCAGCGCAGCATGCATGCGCGTGCGCAATGCACAAGCAAAGGAGTCGCATATGAGAACCGCAGGTCTCTCTCTCCTGCCCGCACTGGCCGTGGCGGCGGTGGTCGCACTTGCGCCAGCGAGTCGGGTGAGCGCGCAGACGGTCGACTGCGAGGCGGCACGCTGTGCCGTACAAGCGGCAGTCGCGCAGAATTGCCCGTGTGATGCCAGCACCAATCACGGCCTCTACGTTAGCTGCGTTGCTCGCCAAGTAAGGCAGTTGGCGATTCCAACCCGCTGCCGCGGCCGGGCAGTAAGCTGTGCGGCACGGTCCACCTGCGGCAGGCCCGGGGCCGCCACCTGTCAGCTAACCCGGACCGGCCTGTGCAATGCCACTACTAGCACCTGCCGGCTGGGCACGTCGGCTACCGGAACTTGCGCCGCCGACAGCGACTGCACGTACAGCCGGTGCATGACGGTGATGTCGGACCAGAAATGCCTCGATATGGGCGGCGTTCCCGGCCGCGGCAGTTGCTGCCCGACCTGCGCCGCGCCCTGACGGGGCTTGGAGCGAACTCGGCGCCCGCACTGCAAGCGTCCCAGCTGGGCGTGGGCCGAGGCGCCTAGCGATCGGCCCTAACTGTGCGTGCGCCAGTGGTTTTCGGTGAGGTGCACCGGCCACGGACTTCCGGACCGCCTTTACAAGGCAAACCCCCTGTGTTAAGCCTCCCGACGAACCAAAGGACGGAGGAAAGATGGGGATAGCTCTGGAGCGCAAGAAGGAGTTGGTGCAACAGTATAGGCTCCACGGTACGGATACGGGCTCTCCCGAGGTGCAAATCGCGTTGCTGAGCGAGCGGATCAACTACCTAACCGAGCATTTTAAGGCCCACACAAAGGACCACCATTCTCGGCGCGGGCTGCTCAAGCTCGTTGGGCAGCGTCGCCGGCTGCTAGATTACCTCAAACGCGGCGAATACGAACGCTACAAAAGCGTTATCGATCGGCTTGGAATCCGCAAGTAACTGCGGTGCGAGCCAAGCCATCTCCGCAAACGTCTTCCCTCCCATTACAAGGGCCATGACGGCCCGGGAGGTCGTGTATGTATCGTAAAGTTGAAACGGAATGGGCGGGGCGCCCTCTCACCATTGAGTCCGGCCGCCTCGCCAAACAGGCCGACGGCGCTGCCTTGGTGCAGTATGGTGAGACCTGCGTGCTGGCCACGGCGGTGGCGACTCGCAGCCCCCGTGAGGGCATCGATTTCTTCCCGCTGACCTGCGACTACCAGGAGAAGACCTTCGCCGCCGGCAAGATTCCCGGCGGCTTCTTCAAGCGCGAAGGGCGTCCGGCGGAGCGTGAGATCTTGATCTCGCGCCTGATCGATCGGCCGATTCGGCCGTTGTTCGCTGATGGCTTCGTCTGCGAAACCCAGGTGATCGCCACGGTGCTGTCGGCGGACCGGGAGAACGACGCCGACATAGTGGCGTTGATTGCAGCTTCCGCCGCCTTGCATGTCTCGGACATTCCCTTCCTCGGGCCGATCTGTGCCGTGCGCGTCGGCCGCCTCAACGGGCAGCTGACCCTCAACCCCTTCCAAAGCCAGTACGAGGGCAGCGACCTGTCCCTGGTGGTGGCGGGCACGGCCGACAGCATCGTGATGGTCGAAGGCGGCGCCAACGGTTTGCCCGAAGACGTCATGCTCGAAGCCCTCTACTTCGGCCACCAGGGCATGCAGCCGATTCTCAAGCTGCAAGAAGAGCTACGCCAGGCGCTGGGTAAACCCAAGCGCACAGTGGCCGCTACGGCGCACACCTCGAACTTGATCGAACGGGTGGACGCGGTGGCGACGCCGCGGGTGACCAAAGCGCTGGAACGGACCGCGAAACAAGAGCGGGTCAACGCAGTTAAAGACGCGGCGCAGCAAACGCTGGCCGCCCTGGCGGCGGAATTCCCCGGCCGCGATAAGGAGATCAAGGAAGCCTTCGAAGAGGTTGAGCGCCGCATCGTTCGGGCCGTCATCATCCACGACGGCAAGCGGATCGACGGCCGCGGCCTCAAGGACGTCCGCCCGGTCAGCTGTGAAGTCGACGTACTGCCCCGCACCCACGGCTCGGCCCTCTTCACTCGCGGTGAGACGCAGGCGCTGGTCGTTGCCACGTTGGGCACGGGCGCCGACGAACAAAAGATCGACGCCCTGATCGGCGAACACTACAAGAAATTCATGCTGCATTACAATTTCCCGCCCTTCAGCGTCGGCGAGGTGCGGCCGCTGCGCGGCCCGGGCCGGCGTGACGTCGGCCACGGCGCGCTCGCCGAGCGCTCGGTGCTGCCGATCCTGCCGGCCGAGGAGGAATTCCCCTACACCATCCGCGTGGTCTCGGAGGTGCTCGAATCCAACGGCTCGTCGTCGATGGCGACCGTCTGTGGCAGCTCGCTGGCGTTGATGGATGCCGGTGTGCCGACCAAAGGGCCGGTGGCCGGCATCGCCATGGGCCTGATCAAAGAGGGCGCCGAGGTCAGGATTCTCACCGACATCCTCGGCGACGAAGACCATCTCGGCGACATGGACTTCAAGGTCGCCGGCACACGCGAAGGCATCACCGGCCTGCAGATGGATATCAAGGTGCGCGGGGTCACGCGCGAGATCATGCACCAGGCCCTCCAGCAAGCGCGCGAAGGCCGCCTCCACATCCTGGAGGTGATGAACCGAACCATCGCCAGCGCCCGCAAGGACCTCTCCCAGCATGCCCCACGCATCGTTACCCTGAAGATCAAGCCCGACAAGATTCGCGACGTCATCGGCCCCGGTGGCAAAGTGATTCGGGCGATCGTCGAGGAAAGCGGGGCGAAGATCGATATCGAAGACGACGGCACGGTCTTCATCGCCTCCAGCGATGGCGCCTCGTTGCAGAAGGCCATCGACCGCATCGAAGCAATCACCGCCGAAGCCCAAGTGGGCAAGATCTACAAGGGCAAGGTCCGCAAGATCATGGACTTCGGGGCCTTCGTCGAAATCATGCCTGGCACCGATGGCCTGGTCCATATCTCACAGCTGGCGCCGGGGCGGGTGCAAAAGGTCACCGACGTGCTCCAGGAAGGCGACGAGGTGATGGTGAAAGTGCTCGAAGTCGACCGCCAGGGCAAGATCCGTCTCAGCCGCAAGGAGGCGCTCGCCGAGTTGGGCGAGGAGCAGTAAGCCGATGGTGAGCCGTTCGGCCCTCCCCAATGGTATCCGGGTGGTGTCAGAAGCAATGCCCGGCGTGCCGTCGGGGACCGTCGGCATCTGGGTCGAGAACGGCTCCCGCTTCGAGACCGCAGCGCAAAACGGCATCTCCCACTTTCTCGAACACCTGTTTTTCAAGGGGACCGAACGGCGCACGGCGGCCATGATCGCCGAAGAGATCGACGCCGTCGGCGGTGTGCTCAACGCCTTCACCAGTAAGGAGTACACCTGCTACTACGCCAAAGTGCTGGCCGAGCACTTGCCGCTGGCGGTTGATCTGCTCGCCGACATCTTTCGCCATTCGCGCTTCGATCCGGAAGAAATCGATCGCGAGCGGGCAGTGGTGATGCAGGAGATTTCGCAGATCGAGGACACGCCCGACGATTATGTGCACGACCTCTTCAACCTGCATTTCTGGCCCGGGCATCCGCTCGGATTTCCGGTCTGCGG includes these proteins:
- the rpsO gene encoding 30S ribosomal protein S15, producing MGIALERKKELVQQYRLHGTDTGSPEVQIALLSERINYLTEHFKAHTKDHHSRRGLLKLVGQRRRLLDYLKRGEYERYKSVIDRLGIRK
- the pnp gene encoding polyribonucleotide nucleotidyltransferase; the protein is MYRKVETEWAGRPLTIESGRLAKQADGAALVQYGETCVLATAVATRSPREGIDFFPLTCDYQEKTFAAGKIPGGFFKREGRPAEREILISRLIDRPIRPLFADGFVCETQVIATVLSADRENDADIVALIAASAALHVSDIPFLGPICAVRVGRLNGQLTLNPFQSQYEGSDLSLVVAGTADSIVMVEGGANGLPEDVMLEALYFGHQGMQPILKLQEELRQALGKPKRTVAATAHTSNLIERVDAVATPRVTKALERTAKQERVNAVKDAAQQTLAALAAEFPGRDKEIKEAFEEVERRIVRAVIIHDGKRIDGRGLKDVRPVSCEVDVLPRTHGSALFTRGETQALVVATLGTGADEQKIDALIGEHYKKFMLHYNFPPFSVGEVRPLRGPGRRDVGHGALAERSVLPILPAEEEFPYTIRVVSEVLESNGSSSMATVCGSSLALMDAGVPTKGPVAGIAMGLIKEGAEVRILTDILGDEDHLGDMDFKVAGTREGITGLQMDIKVRGVTREIMHQALQQAREGRLHILEVMNRTIASARKDLSQHAPRIVTLKIKPDKIRDVIGPGGKVIRAIVEESGAKIDIEDDGTVFIASSDGASLQKAIDRIEAITAEAQVGKIYKGKVRKIMDFGAFVEIMPGTDGLVHISQLAPGRVQKVTDVLQEGDEVMVKVLEVDRQGKIRLSRKEALAELGEEQ